A DNA window from Bacteroides cellulosilyticus contains the following coding sequences:
- the pyrE gene encoding orotate phosphoribosyltransferase, which translates to MRTLEKLFAEKLLKIKAIKLQPANPFTWASGWKSPFYCDNRKTLSYPSLRNFVKIEITRLILERFGQVDAIAGVATGAIPQGALVADALNLPFVYVRSTPKDHGLENLIEGELRPGMKVVVVEDLISTGGSSLKAVEAIRRDGCEVIGMVAAYTYGFPVAEKAFKDAKVPLVTLTNYEAVLDVALRTGYIEEDDIATLNEWRKDPAHWDAGK; encoded by the coding sequence ATGAGAACTTTAGAAAAACTATTCGCAGAGAAGTTGCTGAAGATAAAAGCGATTAAACTACAACCGGCAAATCCCTTTACATGGGCTTCCGGATGGAAATCCCCCTTTTACTGTGATAACCGCAAAACACTTTCTTATCCTTCTTTGCGTAATTTTGTAAAGATTGAGATTACCCGTTTGATATTGGAACGTTTCGGGCAGGTGGATGCAATTGCCGGCGTAGCAACAGGCGCTATCCCTCAGGGGGCTTTAGTTGCCGATGCGCTGAATTTGCCGTTTGTGTATGTACGTTCTACCCCGAAAGACCATGGATTGGAAAACCTGATCGAAGGAGAGCTTCGCCCGGGTATGAAAGTTGTGGTGGTTGAAGATTTGATTTCTACAGGTGGAAGTAGCTTGAAGGCTGTAGAAGCTATTCGTCGCGACGGATGTGAAGTAATCGGTATGGTTGCAGCTTATACCTATGGTTTCCCGGTTGCAGAAAAAGCATTCAAGGATGCCAAAGTTCCTTTGGTGACGTTGACGAATTATGAAGCGGTTCTGGATGTTGCACTTCGTACGGGTTACATCGAAGAAGATGATATTGCAACGCTGAACGAATGGCGTAAGGACCCTGCACATTGGGATGCTGGAAAGTAA
- a CDS encoding SRPBCC family protein: MTKFESSVKTIPASQEAVYEKLSDLNNLEKLKDSLPEDKVKNLSFDSESMMIEVAPVGKIALSIVGKEPCKCIKFATTTSPLPFNLWIQIVPVTETECKLKLTIGLELNPFMKGMVQKPLQEGLEKMADMLSIIPY, from the coding sequence ATGACAAAATTTGAAAGTAGTGTAAAAACTATACCTGCCTCACAGGAGGCTGTTTATGAGAAACTATCTGATTTGAATAATCTGGAGAAGCTTAAAGACAGCTTGCCGGAAGATAAAGTAAAGAACTTGAGTTTTGACTCGGAGAGTATGATGATAGAAGTAGCTCCCGTGGGTAAAATAGCGCTGAGTATAGTAGGGAAAGAACCATGCAAGTGTATTAAGTTTGCCACAACTACTTCACCACTGCCCTTTAATCTGTGGATACAGATTGTTCCGGTAACAGAAACAGAATGTAAACTGAAATTGACCATTGGCTTGGAACTGAATCCTTTCATGAAAGGTATGGTCCAGAAACCTTTGCAAGAAGGGTTGGAAAAGATGGCGGATATGCTGTCGATAATACCCTATTAA
- a CDS encoding regulatory protein RecX has protein sequence MTNITETEALNKVAAYCSAAEHCRAEISEKLQRWGLPYDAIDRILKRLVDEKYIDEERFCRAFVNDKYRFAKWGKVKIAQALQLKKVPYNTCRQFLNEIDEEEYLSILDRLLTAKRKSIHAENEYELNGKLKRFALSRGFEMKDIRHCIQLSDENDDFE, from the coding sequence ATGACGAATATTACTGAAACAGAGGCGCTGAATAAAGTAGCTGCCTATTGCTCTGCAGCGGAACACTGCCGTGCAGAGATTTCTGAAAAACTACAACGTTGGGGATTGCCCTATGATGCCATTGACCGCATTCTCAAGCGGTTGGTAGATGAAAAATATATTGATGAAGAACGCTTCTGCCGTGCCTTTGTGAATGATAAATATCGCTTTGCCAAATGGGGAAAAGTGAAAATTGCGCAGGCACTGCAATTGAAGAAAGTTCCTTATAATACATGCCGGCAGTTCTTGAATGAAATAGATGAAGAAGAATACTTGTCTATTTTAGATAGGTTGCTGACTGCAAAAAGGAAAAGCATACATGCGGAGAATGAGTATGAGTTGAATGGAAAATTGAAGCGTTTTGCCCTGAGTCGGGGTTTTGAAATGAAAGATATTCGTCATTGTATACAACTTTCTGACGAAAATGACGACTTTGAGTGA
- the argH gene encoding argininosuccinate lyase has translation MAQKLWEKSVQVNKDIERFTVGRDREMDLYLAKHDVVGSMAHITMLESIGLLTKEELALLLEELKNIYAAAEKGEFVIEEGVEDVHSQVELMLTRKLGDIGKKIHSGRSRNDQVLLDLKLFTRAQIKEIAEAVEQLFHVLICQSERFKDVLMPGYTHLQIAMPSSFGLWFGAYAESLVDDMLFLQAAFKMCNRNPLGSAAGYGSSFPLNRTMTTRLLGFDSLNYNVVYAQMGRGKMERNVAFALASIAGTISKLAFDACMFNSQNFGFVKLPDDCTTGSSIMPHKKNPDVFELTRAKCNKLQSLPQQIMMIANNLPSGYFRDLQIIKEVFLPAFQELKDCLQMTTYIMNEIKVNKHILDDDKYLLIFSVEEVNRLAREGMPFRDAYKKVGLDIEAGNFSHSKQVHHTHEGSIGNLCNDEISALMQEVVDGFNFHGMEVAEKALLGR, from the coding sequence ATGGCTCAGAAACTTTGGGAGAAATCCGTTCAGGTAAATAAGGATATAGAACGCTTCACGGTAGGACGTGATCGCGAGATGGACCTTTATCTGGCTAAACATGATGTGGTAGGTTCTATGGCTCACATCACCATGCTCGAAAGTATCGGTCTGCTGACGAAGGAAGAGCTGGCTCTTTTGCTTGAAGAACTGAAAAATATCTATGCGGCTGCCGAGAAAGGGGAGTTTGTGATAGAAGAAGGAGTGGAAGATGTACACTCGCAGGTAGAATTGATGCTGACGCGTAAATTGGGTGATATAGGTAAGAAGATACATAGTGGTCGTTCGCGCAACGATCAGGTGTTGCTCGATCTGAAACTTTTCACGCGTGCGCAGATTAAGGAGATTGCTGAAGCTGTGGAACAACTGTTTCATGTGCTGATATGCCAGAGTGAACGTTTTAAAGATGTGCTGATGCCGGGGTATACTCATTTGCAGATAGCTATGCCGTCTTCTTTCGGATTGTGGTTTGGCGCTTATGCCGAGAGTCTGGTGGATGATATGCTCTTTTTGCAGGCAGCATTCAAGATGTGTAATCGTAATCCTTTGGGGTCGGCTGCCGGGTATGGTTCCTCATTCCCATTGAATCGTACGATGACAACACGTTTGTTGGGCTTTGACTCTTTAAACTATAATGTTGTTTATGCCCAGATGGGGCGTGGCAAGATGGAACGTAATGTAGCTTTTGCTTTGGCAAGTATTGCCGGAACTATTTCCAAACTGGCTTTTGATGCTTGTATGTTCAACAGTCAGAACTTCGGTTTCGTAAAGCTGCCTGATGATTGCACGACAGGTTCCAGCATTATGCCCCATAAGAAGAACCCGGATGTCTTTGAACTGACGCGTGCTAAATGCAATAAACTGCAATCATTGCCACAACAGATCATGATGATTGCCAATAATTTGCCGTCCGGCTATTTCCGGGATTTGCAGATTATTAAGGAAGTCTTTTTGCCTGCTTTCCAAGAGTTGAAAGACTGTTTGCAGATGACTACCTATATTATGAATGAGATAAAGGTAAACAAACATATCCTCGACGATGATAAATACCTGCTTATTTTCAGTGTGGAAGAAGTGAACCGCTTGGCACGCGAAGGTATGCCTTTCCGGGATGCTTATAAGAAAGTGGGATTGGACATTGAAGCCGGAAACTTCTCACACAGCAAGCAAGTGCATCACACACATGAGGGAAGTATCGGTAATCTCTGTAACGATGAAATCTCGGCGCTGATGCAGGAAGTGGTAGATGGTTTCAATTTTCATGGAATGGAAGTGGCTGAAAAAGCTTTGCTTGGTCGATAA
- the prmC gene encoding peptide chain release factor N(5)-glutamine methyltransferase produces the protein MNITASYIRQKLQDFYIPQEAGNLSRLICCEILGQRTVDYYLGKDITLSVKEEQELESILARLRNFEPIQYILGEARFMGRTFRVAPGVLIPRPETEELVEMMLKELSPVSRVLDVGTGSGCIAISLAKELPESQVTAWDVSGEALSIAATNSKALQASVRFEQRDVLTYEPCVADCYDVIVSNPPYVTEAEKQEMEHNVLDWEPSLALFVPDTDPLRFYRRIAVLGLEMLTPGGKLYFEINRAFGKDTVAMLCESGYRAVRLQKDISHNDRFVIAEK, from the coding sequence ATGAATATTACCGCCTCTTACATCCGTCAGAAACTACAGGATTTTTATATTCCGCAGGAAGCCGGCAATCTGTCCAGGCTTATTTGTTGCGAGATATTGGGGCAGCGTACAGTAGATTATTATTTGGGCAAAGATATAACTTTATCCGTAAAAGAGGAACAGGAATTGGAAAGCATTCTTGCCCGTTTACGTAATTTTGAACCGATACAATATATTTTAGGGGAAGCCCGCTTCATGGGAAGAACTTTTCGCGTGGCTCCGGGTGTACTCATTCCCCGTCCGGAAACCGAGGAGCTGGTAGAGATGATGTTGAAAGAACTTTCTCCCGTTTCTCGTGTTTTAGACGTTGGGACAGGTAGCGGTTGTATCGCCATCTCTTTGGCGAAAGAATTACCGGAGTCGCAAGTCACCGCTTGGGATGTATCGGGAGAAGCTTTATCTATTGCTGCTACTAATAGTAAGGCTTTGCAGGCATCCGTACGGTTCGAACAGCGCGATGTGTTAACCTATGAACCTTGTGTGGCGGACTGTTATGATGTAATTGTGAGCAATCCGCCTTATGTTACTGAAGCTGAGAAACAAGAGATGGAACATAATGTGCTGGACTGGGAGCCTTCGTTGGCATTGTTTGTGCCCGATACAGATCCTTTGCGCTTTTATCGTCGCATAGCCGTGCTGGGACTTGAGATGCTTACGCCCGGTGGAAAACTTTATTTTGAAATTAACCGTGCTTTTGGAAAAGATACTGTAGCGATGTTGTGTGAATCAGGATATCGTGCTGTCCGACTCCAAAAGGACATTTCTCATAATGATCGATTTGTAATAGCCGAAAAATGA
- a CDS encoding helix-turn-helix domain-containing protein: MDEQIKQIAERLRGLRDVLELTAEDIARECDISAEEYRLAESGEFDISVSMLQKIARRYGVSLDALMFGEEPKMSSYFLTRAGKGTSIERTKAYKYQSLAAGFMNRSADPFVVTVEPKPESEPIHYNSHAGQEFTLVLEGRMMISIDGKELILNEGDSLYFNSKLPHGMKALDGKTVRFLAIIM, translated from the coding sequence ATGGACGAACAAATTAAGCAAATAGCAGAACGCCTTCGCGGGCTTCGTGATGTACTGGAGCTGACCGCTGAAGACATTGCCCGTGAATGTGACATCTCCGCTGAAGAATACCGCCTCGCAGAGTCTGGAGAATTTGATATTTCTGTCAGCATGCTGCAAAAGATTGCACGCAGATACGGAGTCTCATTAGATGCACTGATGTTTGGCGAAGAACCGAAAATGAGTTCTTACTTCCTTACCCGTGCCGGAAAAGGTACCAGCATTGAACGTACCAAAGCCTACAAATACCAATCACTTGCCGCAGGCTTCATGAATCGTAGTGCTGATCCGTTTGTAGTAACCGTAGAACCGAAACCGGAGAGCGAACCGATACACTATAACAGCCATGCCGGACAAGAATTCACCCTTGTACTCGAAGGGCGCATGATGATAAGCATCGATGGCAAAGAGCTTATACTAAACGAAGGAGACAGCCTGTACTTCAATTCCAAATTGCCGCATGGCATGAAAGCACTGGACGGAAAAACGGTACGATTCCTGGCAATAATAATGTAA
- a CDS encoding AMP-binding protein: MVERFLSQTSFTTQEDFIKNFKINVPEDFNFGYDVVDAWAAEQPDKPALLWTNDKGEHRQFTFADMKRYTDMTASYFQSLGIGHGDMVMLILKRRFEFWYSTIALHKLGAVVIPATHLLTKKDIVYRCNAADIKMIVCAGESVITDHIVAAMPDSPSVKKLVSVGPEVAEGFDDFHKGIENAAPFVKPEHPNTNEDISLMYFTSGTTGEPKMVAHDFTYPLGHIVTGSFWHNLTENSLHLTIADTGWGKAVWGKLYGQWIAGANIFVYDHEKFTPAAILEKIQDYHVTSLCAPPTIFRFLIHEDLTKYDLSSLQYCTIAGEALNPAVFETFKKLTGIKLMEGFGQTETTLTIATMPWMEPKPGSMGLPNPQYDVDLIDNDGRSVEAGEQGQIVIRTDKGKPLGLFKEYYRDPERTHEAWNNDIYYTGDVAWKDEDGYLWFVGRADDVIKSSGYRIGPFEVESALMTHPAVIECAITGVPDEIRGQVVKATIVLAKEYKGKEGEELIKELQNHVKKVTAPYKYPRVIEFVDELPKTISGKIRRVEIRKNDTK, from the coding sequence ATGGTAGAAAGATTTTTATCACAAACCTCTTTCACTACACAAGAGGACTTTATCAAAAACTTTAAAATAAACGTACCGGAAGACTTCAACTTCGGATACGATGTAGTAGACGCCTGGGCTGCCGAACAACCTGACAAACCTGCATTGTTATGGACTAATGATAAGGGTGAACACCGGCAATTTACGTTTGCCGACATGAAACGTTATACGGACATGACCGCCTCGTATTTCCAAAGCCTCGGCATCGGCCATGGTGACATGGTAATGTTGATATTGAAACGCCGCTTTGAATTCTGGTACAGCACCATAGCTTTACATAAACTCGGTGCCGTCGTCATTCCCGCCACTCACTTGCTGACAAAGAAAGATATCGTGTACCGCTGTAACGCTGCGGACATCAAGATGATTGTTTGTGCAGGAGAATCGGTTATCACGGATCATATTGTAGCTGCCATGCCGGATTCCCCCAGCGTGAAGAAACTCGTCAGTGTAGGTCCCGAAGTAGCCGAAGGATTCGATGATTTCCACAAAGGGATCGAAAATGCCGCACCTTTCGTGAAGCCGGAACATCCGAATACGAATGAAGATATCTCACTGATGTACTTCACCAGCGGAACCACCGGTGAACCGAAAATGGTTGCCCATGACTTTACATATCCGTTGGGCCATATCGTTACCGGTAGTTTTTGGCACAACCTGACGGAAAACAGCCTACATCTCACCATCGCCGATACCGGTTGGGGGAAAGCTGTGTGGGGCAAACTTTACGGACAATGGATTGCCGGAGCAAATATATTTGTGTATGACCACGAGAAATTTACCCCTGCCGCCATCCTGGAGAAGATACAGGATTATCATGTAACTTCTCTCTGCGCACCTCCCACCATCTTCCGTTTCCTCATTCACGAAGATCTGACAAAGTACGATCTCTCATCACTGCAATATTGTACCATCGCCGGTGAAGCTTTGAACCCAGCTGTATTTGAGACCTTCAAGAAACTAACAGGCATCAAACTGATGGAAGGATTCGGACAGACAGAAACCACACTGACCATCGCTACCATGCCCTGGATGGAACCGAAACCGGGAAGTATGGGATTGCCTAATCCACAATACGATGTAGACCTGATAGACAATGACGGCCGTTCCGTAGAAGCTGGTGAACAGGGACAAATCGTAATCCGCACAGACAAGGGTAAACCACTGGGATTGTTCAAAGAGTATTACCGTGATCCGGAACGTACACACGAAGCCTGGAACAACGATATCTACTACACGGGAGACGTTGCCTGGAAAGATGAGGACGGTTATCTCTGGTTTGTAGGCCGTGCCGACGATGTGATCAAGAGCTCCGGTTACCGTATCGGCCCCTTCGAAGTGGAAAGTGCTCTGATGACGCACCCTGCCGTAATAGAATGTGCCATCACAGGCGTACCCGATGAAATCCGTGGTCAGGTAGTAAAAGCTACCATCGTACTGGCTAAAGAATATAAAGGGAAAGAAGGTGAAGAGCTTATCAAGGAATTGCAAAATCATGTGAAGAAAGTGACAGCCCCTTACAAATATCCGCGTGTGATTGAATTTGTAGACGAACTGCCGAAAACCATCAGTGGAAAGATCCGTCGGGTGGAAATCCGGAAGAACGATACGAAATAA
- a CDS encoding caspase family protein, whose protein sequence is MKLQKNVFLLILCLVLVNIPLRAQTFHAILFGDTNDESIGNTVKLDIERISCMLAEAQAALQNKISFEYDVNVANRCSPQNLRNVLSRLQCGKDDVVFLYYSGHGARSLHDTSKYPQMSLGAHYENELISAEGTFNVIKRKCPRLCIMITDCCNSYSENLSPKLELSKSAPCINRKVETNYEDLFMKKSGAMIITSSKAGETSACNLKIGGFLTYGYLTVMAEANKQNISDWNNILEVTRDATIELSGNKQHPVFDVSVSDAVVSQTSVSANESVVDESTNTTVIHGADVSANTQNQVLEGLRQLIDTNIAAPQRIAMVTPILNKYFSNANAIVEMLGRNCKTIVARETARNFLERLSTEYYLINFNVLSFTQDNNGKITSLRINEVYKK, encoded by the coding sequence ATGAAACTACAGAAAAATGTTTTTTTATTAATCTTATGTTTGGTTCTAGTTAATATTCCGCTCAGAGCACAGACATTTCATGCTATTCTTTTCGGTGACACTAATGATGAATCTATAGGTAATACTGTGAAGTTGGATATCGAACGGATAAGTTGTATGCTTGCAGAGGCTCAAGCAGCTTTGCAAAATAAAATTTCATTTGAATATGATGTTAATGTTGCTAATCGCTGTTCGCCTCAGAATTTACGCAATGTTTTGAGTCGTCTTCAATGTGGAAAAGATGATGTGGTTTTTCTTTATTATAGTGGTCATGGTGCCCGTTCTTTGCATGATACTTCAAAATATCCTCAAATGAGTTTGGGTGCCCATTATGAGAATGAACTTATTTCAGCAGAAGGTACGTTCAATGTTATTAAGAGAAAATGCCCGAGACTTTGTATCATGATAACGGATTGCTGCAATTCTTACAGTGAAAATCTTTCACCCAAACTGGAATTAAGTAAAAGTGCCCCCTGTATAAATAGAAAGGTTGAAACGAATTATGAAGATTTGTTTATGAAGAAATCAGGTGCCATGATTATCACAAGTAGTAAAGCGGGTGAAACATCAGCATGCAATTTAAAGATTGGCGGATTTCTGACGTATGGTTACTTGACTGTTATGGCTGAAGCTAATAAGCAAAATATTTCAGATTGGAATAATATATTGGAGGTTACTCGGGATGCCACCATTGAGTTGTCCGGAAACAAGCAGCATCCAGTCTTTGACGTTTCTGTGTCTGATGCAGTCGTGTCCCAAACGAGTGTGTCGGCAAATGAGTCTGTAGTAGATGAATCGACCAATACAACGGTGATTCATGGAGCGGATGTGTCGGCAAATACACAGAATCAGGTATTGGAAGGATTGCGGCAGTTAATAGATACGAATATAGCTGCCCCTCAACGTATCGCAATGGTCACCCCTATTCTAAACAAGTATTTTTCTAATGCAAATGCTATTGTAGAAATGCTGGGTAGGAACTGTAAAACCATTGTAGCAAGAGAGACAGCCAGAAACTTTTTGGAAAGGTTGAGTACAGAATATTATTTGATAAATTTCAATGTACTATCTTTCACTCAAGACAATAATGGGAAGATTACTTCTTTGAGAATTAATGAGGTTTATAAGAAATAG
- the proC gene encoding pyrroline-5-carboxylate reductase, whose product MRTAIIGAGNMGGSIARGLAKGSIIPASDIIVSNPSQGKLDELQAEFPALQITHDNQEAIIGAEFIILAVKPWLIKGVLRELKLKSKQIIISVAAGINFEELAHYVPEPEMTMFRIIPNTAISEMESMTLIASRNATKEQEQLMLDIFNQMGLAMLIPEEKFAACTSMASCGIAYVLKYIQAAMQAGIEMGVYPKDAMRMVAQSVKGAAELILNNDTHPSVEIDKVCTPGGITIKGINELEHDGYTSAIINAIKASKQ is encoded by the coding sequence ATGAGAACAGCAATTATCGGAGCAGGAAACATGGGCGGCTCTATAGCCCGTGGATTGGCAAAGGGAAGTATTATCCCCGCCTCGGATATCATAGTGTCTAATCCCTCACAAGGAAAGTTGGATGAACTGCAAGCGGAGTTTCCTGCTTTACAAATCACCCATGACAATCAGGAAGCCATCATCGGCGCCGAATTCATCATACTCGCTGTAAAACCGTGGCTTATCAAAGGTGTGCTGCGCGAACTGAAACTGAAAAGCAAACAAATTATCATTTCTGTTGCTGCAGGCATCAACTTTGAAGAGCTGGCTCACTACGTACCCGAACCGGAAATGACCATGTTCCGCATTATTCCTAACACCGCCATCAGCGAGATGGAAAGTATGACACTGATTGCCAGTCGTAATGCGACCAAAGAACAAGAACAACTGATGCTGGATATTTTCAATCAGATGGGACTTGCCATGCTGATTCCCGAGGAAAAATTCGCAGCCTGCACTTCCATGGCTTCCTGCGGAATCGCTTATGTGTTAAAATACATCCAGGCTGCCATGCAAGCCGGTATAGAAATGGGTGTTTATCCCAAAGATGCTATGAGAATGGTGGCTCAATCCGTAAAGGGAGCAGCCGAACTGATACTGAATAATGATACGCATCCCAGCGTAGAAATCGATAAAGTATGTACCCCCGGCGGTATTACCATCAAAGGTATCAATGAACTGGAACATGACGGCTATACATCCGCCATCATCAATGCTATCAAAGCGAGTAAGCAATAA
- a CDS encoding Rieske (2Fe-2S) protein, with protein sequence MRKLCIVIGMLWLCVTGCGDSYESSIPSVTFNFSCSLSQSPYYKITTPGQFLKIEKNVNGLPVGYAGLIIGQSVFSEGNTYVAYDAACPVEASRNVSVEVLEDGLGTAECPKCHTKYNLSSGGFPTGEGTEYLKHYKVTVSGTSLQVRN encoded by the coding sequence ATGCGGAAACTCTGTATAGTCATAGGAATGCTTTGGTTGTGTGTCACCGGTTGTGGTGATTCCTACGAATCGAGCATTCCTTCCGTTACCTTTAATTTTTCATGTAGTCTTTCACAGTCTCCTTATTATAAGATTACGACTCCCGGTCAGTTTCTGAAGATAGAGAAGAATGTAAATGGACTGCCGGTGGGCTATGCGGGATTGATTATCGGGCAGAGTGTTTTCTCAGAGGGGAATACTTATGTTGCTTATGATGCAGCTTGTCCGGTGGAGGCCAGTCGTAATGTTTCGGTAGAGGTCTTGGAAGATGGATTGGGGACGGCAGAATGTCCTAAATGCCATACCAAATATAATTTGAGTAGTGGCGGATTTCCTACGGGGGAAGGTACAGAGTATCTGAAGCATTATAAAGTCACTGTGTCCGGCACTTCTTTGCAAGTGAGGAACTAA
- a CDS encoding DUF2007-related protein has protein sequence MITSRKISQINVFAGSPWEVESVKQLLKSAYITASTEDKGNGIHVSVPCQQYTAAMRVISNRKAL, from the coding sequence ATGATTACAAGTAGAAAGATTTCTCAGATTAACGTTTTCGCAGGTAGCCCCTGGGAAGTGGAAAGTGTGAAGCAATTGCTGAAGTCAGCTTACATCACCGCTTCAACAGAGGACAAAGGTAATGGCATTCACGTGTCTGTGCCTTGTCAGCAGTACACTGCCGCCATGCGGGTTATCAGTAACCGAAAGGCTTTATAA
- a CDS encoding beta-N-acetylhexosaminidase, which yields MTATFAATALAGQAQEKTFSIIPEPVEITVTGQGEYLIQRNTVIRMSEPVLASSATYLVDYMDRYLGIPLQTEVPKSGKSRKKRSSAIEVILPKSGEQPCIVLINQKNGGISGGYQLEITPVGGVRVEGNDETGVFYGIQTLIQLLPTRAGVLPILPTVKINDYPRFPYRGMHLDVVRHFFPVDFIKKYIDYLALHKLNYFHWHLTDDQAWRVEMKCRPELTEKGSVREGEILGLYPGKYQPLPYGGYYTHEDVREIVRYAAERYITVIPEIDIPGHCMAVLATYPQFSTTPDEPKKAALTWGIFNKFNNVLAPKPEVFDFLKDVFSELCDLFPGQYIHVGGDECAKRWWQESEETQQFMREHGLKDEKALQSYFVHYVQDVVNGKGKTLIGWDEILEGGISEDCIVMNWRRPEFGKKALKTNHRTISTCSAWSYFNLKESRTQAEIGPRGPLPLEKVYGFQIVPDSLTTQQQKLVWGAQGCLWTEYIPTTWKAEFAVFPRMSALAENVWSPLEKKDWENFARKVETQYERYELWGARYSEAFFRTQDVERKR from the coding sequence ATGACTGCAACCTTTGCTGCAACTGCGCTTGCCGGGCAGGCACAGGAGAAAACTTTTAGCATTATTCCCGAACCGGTGGAGATAACTGTAACCGGACAGGGAGAGTATTTGATTCAACGTAATACGGTCATTCGTATGTCAGAACCGGTGTTGGCATCTTCGGCTACCTATTTGGTTGATTATATGGATCGCTATCTCGGCATACCCTTACAAACGGAAGTCCCAAAGTCTGGAAAATCCAGAAAGAAAAGGTCGTCTGCTATAGAAGTAATACTTCCAAAGTCGGGTGAACAACCTTGTATCGTTCTGATAAACCAAAAGAATGGAGGAATTTCAGGAGGCTATCAGTTAGAAATTACCCCTGTAGGTGGTGTACGTGTCGAAGGAAATGACGAGACGGGTGTATTCTATGGCATTCAGACGCTTATACAATTATTACCCACCCGTGCAGGTGTGCTACCTATCCTTCCGACTGTGAAAATTAACGACTATCCGCGTTTCCCTTATCGTGGTATGCATTTGGATGTGGTACGCCATTTCTTCCCCGTAGATTTCATCAAAAAGTATATTGATTACCTTGCCCTTCATAAACTTAACTACTTCCATTGGCATCTGACGGACGATCAGGCCTGGCGTGTTGAAATGAAATGCCGGCCGGAACTGACAGAGAAAGGTTCCGTACGCGAAGGGGAAATCCTCGGACTTTATCCGGGAAAATACCAGCCATTGCCTTATGGCGGATATTATACCCACGAAGATGTGCGCGAGATAGTGCGCTATGCTGCCGAACGTTATATCACGGTGATACCCGAAATAGATATCCCCGGTCATTGCATGGCAGTACTTGCCACCTATCCGCAATTTAGTACTACGCCGGATGAGCCGAAGAAAGCAGCGCTGACGTGGGGTATCTTCAATAAGTTCAATAACGTGCTGGCTCCCAAACCGGAAGTTTTCGACTTCCTAAAAGATGTGTTTTCCGAATTGTGTGACTTGTTTCCCGGTCAATACATCCATGTGGGCGGTGACGAATGTGCCAAGCGTTGGTGGCAGGAATCGGAAGAAACGCAGCAATTCATGCGTGAGCACGGACTGAAAGATGAGAAAGCATTGCAAAGTTACTTCGTTCATTATGTACAGGATGTGGTGAATGGTAAAGGAAAGACGCTGATCGGTTGGGATGAAATCCTTGAAGGAGGTATTTCGGAAGATTGCATCGTGATGAACTGGCGCCGTCCGGAATTTGGGAAGAAAGCGTTGAAGACGAACCACCGCACCATATCCACCTGCTCTGCCTGGTCGTACTTCAATCTGAAAGAGAGCCGTACCCAAGCGGAAATCGGCCCGCGCGGTCCGTTGCCTCTGGAGAAAGTATATGGTTTTCAGATTGTGCCCGATTCGCTGACTACGCAACAACAGAAACTGGTCTGGGGAGCGCAGGGGTGCTTGTGGACTGAGTATATCCCTACTACCTGGAAAGCGGAGTTTGCCGTTTTCCCACGTATGTCAGCACTGGCGGAAAATGTCTGGTCGCCTTTGGAGAAGAAGGACTGGGAAAACTTCGCCCGTAAAGTAGAGACGCAGTATGAGCGTTATGAGCTTTGGGGAGCGCGCTATTCCGAAGCATTCTTCCGTACGCAAGACGTGGAACGAAAAAGATAA